The following coding sequences are from one Paracoccus alcaliphilus window:
- the recN gene encoding DNA repair protein RecN, protein MLRSLDIRDMLLIDRLELSFGPGLNVLTGETGAGKSIMLDCLGFVLGWRGRADLVRQGAAQGEVTAVFDLPEGHPARAILSEAGIEPEDDLILRRINGADGRKTGFVNDRRVSGEVLRQLSDALVELHGQHDDRGLLNPRGHRALLDAFGALDMTPVRQAWAARREANRALAEAEAALARAREEEDFLRHAVKELDDLAPVAGEEAELDSRRRSMQAAERIREDVTRALQMLGPEGAEGAMLDANRWLEGAADRAEGRLDDPISALSRALIELGEAHHGVEAALSAMDFDPAALDATEERLFALRALARKHDVLADDLAGLADDLRGRLGRIEAGEASLAALQQAARQAGEAYAEAADALSVARAEAAVRLDKAVSAELAPLKMERAVFETRLSEAEPGPEGQDMVAFTVATNPGAPAGPLDKIASGGELSRFLLALKVCLARGNNALVMIFDEIDRGVGGATADAVGRRLKRLSGDAQVLIVTHSPQVAALGDRHFRVAKSVSDGMTTSTVTPLQPDQRIEEIARMLAGDRITDAATEAARALIAG, encoded by the coding sequence ATGCTGCGTTCGCTGGACATCCGCGACATGCTGCTGATCGACCGGCTGGAACTGTCCTTTGGGCCGGGCCTGAACGTGCTGACCGGAGAGACCGGGGCGGGCAAGTCCATCATGCTGGATTGTCTGGGCTTTGTTCTGGGCTGGCGCGGCCGGGCCGATCTGGTCCGGCAGGGCGCGGCGCAGGGCGAAGTCACGGCCGTTTTCGATCTGCCCGAAGGTCATCCCGCCCGCGCGATTCTGTCCGAGGCGGGAATCGAGCCCGAGGATGATCTGATCCTGCGCCGCATCAATGGCGCCGATGGGCGCAAGACCGGCTTTGTCAACGACCGCCGCGTGTCCGGCGAGGTTCTGCGCCAGCTTTCGGATGCTCTGGTCGAATTGCACGGCCAGCATGATGATCGCGGGCTGCTGAACCCACGCGGCCACCGGGCGCTGCTGGATGCTTTCGGGGCGCTGGATATGACGCCGGTGCGGCAGGCCTGGGCGGCGCGGCGCGAAGCCAATCGCGCGCTGGCCGAGGCTGAAGCCGCGCTGGCCCGCGCGCGCGAGGAAGAGGATTTCCTGCGTCACGCCGTCAAGGAACTGGACGATCTGGCCCCGGTCGCCGGCGAAGAGGCCGAACTGGACAGTCGCCGCCGGTCGATGCAGGCGGCCGAGCGGATCCGCGAGGATGTCACCCGCGCCTTGCAGATGCTGGGACCCGAGGGGGCCGAAGGCGCCATGCTGGACGCTAACCGCTGGCTGGAGGGCGCGGCGGACCGGGCCGAGGGGCGGCTGGACGATCCGATTTCGGCCCTGTCGCGGGCGCTGATCGAGTTGGGCGAGGCGCATCACGGTGTCGAGGCGGCGCTGTCGGCGATGGATTTCGACCCCGCAGCGCTGGATGCGACCGAGGAACGGCTGTTCGCCCTGCGCGCGCTGGCCCGTAAACATGATGTGCTGGCAGACGATCTGGCGGGGCTGGCCGATGATCTGCGCGGGCGGCTGGGCCGGATCGAGGCGGGCGAGGCCTCGCTGGCGGCGTTGCAGCAGGCGGCGCGTCAGGCGGGCGAGGCCTATGCCGAGGCCGCCGATGCGCTGAGCGTGGCGCGGGCCGAGGCCGCTGTGCGTCTGGACAAGGCCGTGTCAGCGGAACTGGCGCCGCTCAAGATGGAACGTGCAGTGTTCGAGACCCGGCTGTCCGAGGCCGAACCCGGCCCCGAGGGGCAGGACATGGTGGCCTTTACCGTCGCGACCAATCCCGGCGCCCCGGCGGGGCCGCTGGACAAGATCGCGTCGGGCGGGGAACTGTCGCGCTTTCTGCTGGCGCTGAAGGTCTGTCTGGCGCGTGGCAACAATGCGCTGGTGATGATCTTTGACGAGATCGACCGCGGCGTCGGCGGCGCCACCGCCGATGCGGTGGGGCGCAGGCTCAAGCGGTTGTCGGGCGATGCGCAGGTGCTGATCGTTACCCATTCGCCGCAGGTCGCGGCGCTTGGCGACCGGCATTTCCGGGTGGCGAAATCGGTCAGCGATGGCATGACCACCTCTACCGTCACGCCCCTGCAACCCGATCAGCGCATCGAGGAAATCGCGCGGATGCTGGCGGGCGACCGTATCACCGACGCCGCGACCGAGGCCGCGCGCGCCCTGATCGCGGGTTAG
- the mmsB gene encoding 3-hydroxyisobutyrate dehydrogenase: MKIGFIGLGNMGAPMAVNLARGGHEVRGYDTAAPEPEGVTAALGATEAAAGADVVITMLPNGHILRAVADQVIPAMRKGAVLCDCSTVDVDSARAVADQARAARLGALDAPVSGGIGGAQAGTLTFMVGGSDADFATVAPLFDIMGQKAVHCGDSGAGQAAKICNNMILGVTMIATCEAFGLADRLGLDRQKMFDVVSTSSGYSWSMNAYCPAPGIGPQSPADNDYQPGFAAELMLKDLNLSQQAAGSVGADTPMGALARQLYDRFVEHEGGQGRDFSAMLQRFAENNR, encoded by the coding sequence ATGAAGATCGGTTTCATCGGTCTGGGCAATATGGGCGCGCCCATGGCCGTCAATCTGGCCCGTGGGGGGCATGAGGTTCGGGGCTATGATACCGCCGCGCCGGAACCCGAGGGCGTGACCGCCGCGCTTGGCGCGACCGAGGCGGCGGCAGGGGCGGATGTGGTCATCACCATGCTGCCAAACGGCCATATCCTGCGCGCGGTGGCCGATCAGGTGATCCCGGCAATGCGCAAGGGTGCGGTGCTTTGCGACTGTTCGACCGTCGATGTGGACAGCGCCCGCGCGGTTGCCGATCAGGCCCGCGCCGCCAGGCTGGGTGCGCTGGATGCGCCGGTCTCGGGCGGGATCGGCGGCGCGCAGGCGGGGACGCTGACCTTCATGGTCGGCGGCTCGGACGCGGATTTCGCCACCGTCGCGCCGCTGTTCGACATCATGGGCCAGAAGGCCGTGCATTGCGGCGATTCGGGGGCGGGTCAGGCGGCCAAGATCTGTAACAACATGATCCTTGGCGTCACCATGATCGCCACCTGCGAGGCCTTCGGGCTGGCCGACCGGCTGGGGCTGGACCGGCAGAAGATGTTCGACGTTGTGTCCACCAGCTCGGGTTACAGCTGGTCGATGAACGCCTATTGCCCGGCACCCGGCATCGGCCCGCAATCCCCGGCCGACAACGATTATCAGCCCGGTTTTGCCGCCGAACTGATGCTGAAGGACCTGAACCTGTCGCAACAGGCCGCCGGTTCAGTGGGAGCGGATACGCCAATGGGCGCGCTGGCACGGCAGCTTTACGACCGTTTTGTCGAGCATGAAGGCGGTCAGGGACGCGATTTTTCGGCAATGTTGCAACGGTTCGCCGAAAATAATCGCTGA
- a CDS encoding enoyl-CoA hydratase/isomerase family protein — MEDLNIRKTGRAGRITFTREKTLNALSRNMAQAIHAALQGWRDDPDVALVVIDAEGERAFCAGGDIAAVWRAAIAGDHSVGRRFFADEYRMNAAIADFPKPIVAFMQGFVMGGGVGVGGHASHRIVGDSTQIAMPEAGIGLIPDVGGSWLLSRAPGRIGEYLALTGARIGAGDAIHAGFADTYLPEEEWPDLIARLEKTGDVSLIEGEDVPSASLQTRDLSAFGGATLAEIMDTLEKTGESDALKPLKRNSPLSMAASLALVRAARGDQRMQESLSREYRFTWRATTETDFLEGVRAQIIDKDRNPKWAADASETHVQALLAPLGEEELRWEEYV, encoded by the coding sequence ATGGAAGACCTGAACATCCGTAAAACCGGCCGCGCCGGACGGATCACCTTCACCCGCGAAAAGACCCTGAACGCACTCAGCCGCAACATGGCGCAGGCGATCCATGCCGCATTGCAGGGCTGGCGCGACGACCCGGATGTGGCGCTGGTCGTGATCGACGCCGAGGGCGAGCGCGCCTTTTGCGCCGGTGGCGATATCGCCGCCGTCTGGCGTGCCGCCATCGCGGGCGATCACAGCGTCGGGCGCCGGTTCTTTGCCGATGAATACCGGATGAACGCCGCGATCGCCGATTTTCCAAAGCCCATCGTGGCCTTCATGCAGGGCTTCGTCATGGGCGGCGGCGTCGGCGTGGGCGGCCATGCCAGCCACCGCATCGTCGGCGACAGCACCCAGATCGCCATGCCCGAGGCCGGGATCGGCCTGATCCCCGATGTCGGCGGCTCTTGGCTGCTGAGCCGGGCACCGGGGCGGATCGGCGAATATCTGGCGCTGACCGGCGCGCGGATCGGCGCGGGCGACGCGATCCATGCAGGCTTTGCCGACACCTATCTGCCCGAAGAGGAATGGCCCGACCTGATCGCCCGGCTGGAAAAGACCGGCGACGTGTCGCTGATCGAGGGCGAGGATGTGCCCTCGGCCTCGCTTCAGACCCGCGATCTGTCGGCCTTTGGCGGCGCGACCCTGGCCGAGATCATGGATACGCTGGAAAAGACCGGTGAAAGCGATGCGCTGAAGCCGCTGAAACGCAATTCGCCGCTGTCCATGGCCGCCAGTCTGGCGCTGGTCCGGGCCGCGCGCGGCGATCAGCGGATGCAGGAATCGCTCAGCCGCGAATACCGCTTTACATGGCGCGCGACGACCGAGACCGATTTTCTGGAAGGCGTGCGCGCGCAGATCATCGACAAGGACCGCAATCCGAAATGGGCCGCCGACGCGTCCGAGACGCATGTGCAGGCGCTGCTGGCACCCTTGGGCGAAGAGGAACTTCGGTGGGAGGAATATGTATGA
- a CDS encoding acyl-CoA dehydrogenase family protein, with the protein MDFAVSEEQQAIFDMARDFGQSRIAPFAREWEAAGTIPKQLWSEIAQLGFGGLYVPEDYGGAGLSRLDGTLVFEALAMACPSVASFLSIHNMCGGMIARFGSAEVRERWLPGLCSMETIFSYCLTEPGSGSDAAALRTRAERVPQGWRLNGTKAFISGGGYSDAYIVMVRSGQDGPGGISALIVPDGTPGLSFGAPEDKMGWRAQPTAQVQFDDCDIAAENLLGQEGDGFRYAMAGLDGGRLNIAAGALGGAQAALDATLTYMGQRHAFGQSLDRFQALQFRLADMETALQSARIFLRQAAWKLDTGAPDATKFCAMAKLYVTDRAFEVANQCLQLHGGYGYLADYGIEKIVRDLRVHQILEGTNEIMRLIVSRTLLAERS; encoded by the coding sequence ATGGATTTCGCAGTTTCAGAGGAACAGCAGGCGATCTTCGACATGGCCCGCGATTTCGGCCAAAGCCGGATCGCCCCCTTCGCCCGCGAATGGGAAGCCGCCGGCACCATCCCGAAACAGTTGTGGTCCGAGATTGCACAGCTGGGTTTTGGCGGGCTTTACGTTCCGGAAGATTACGGCGGCGCAGGCCTGTCGCGTCTGGATGGCACGTTGGTTTTCGAGGCGCTGGCGATGGCCTGCCCTTCGGTCGCCTCGTTCCTGTCGATCCACAATATGTGTGGCGGCATGATCGCCCGTTTCGGCAGCGCCGAGGTCAGGGAACGCTGGCTGCCCGGCCTGTGCAGCATGGAGACGATCTTTTCCTATTGCCTGACTGAACCGGGATCGGGATCGGATGCCGCCGCCCTGCGGACCCGCGCCGAACGGGTGCCGCAAGGCTGGCGGCTGAACGGCACCAAGGCCTTCATCTCGGGCGGGGGCTATTCGGATGCCTATATCGTCATGGTCCGCAGCGGACAGGACGGACCGGGCGGCATCAGCGCGCTGATCGTGCCGGACGGCACGCCGGGCCTCAGCTTTGGCGCGCCCGAGGACAAGATGGGCTGGCGCGCCCAGCCGACCGCACAGGTCCAGTTCGACGATTGCGACATTGCCGCCGAAAACCTGCTGGGGCAGGAAGGTGACGGCTTCCGCTATGCCATGGCGGGGCTGGATGGCGGGCGGCTGAACATCGCGGCGGGGGCGCTTGGCGGTGCACAGGCGGCGCTGGATGCGACGCTGACCTATATGGGTCAGCGTCATGCCTTCGGGCAAAGCCTTGATCGGTTTCAGGCGCTGCAATTCCGGCTGGCGGATATGGAAACCGCGCTGCAATCGGCGCGGATCTTCCTGCGGCAGGCGGCCTGGAAGCTTGACACCGGCGCCCCCGATGCGACCAAATTCTGCGCGATGGCCAAGCTCTACGTCACCGATCGCGCCTTCGAGGTCGCAAATCAATGCCTGCAACTGCATGGTGGCTATGGCTATCTTGCCGATTACGGAATCGAGAAGATCGTGCGCGACCTGCGCGTGCATCAGATTCTGGAAGGCACGAATGAAATCATGCGGCTGATCGTCAGCCGCACGCTTCTGGCGGAACGGAGCTGA